A single genomic interval of Bos taurus isolate L1 Dominette 01449 registration number 42190680 breed Hereford chromosome 6, ARS-UCD2.0, whole genome shotgun sequence harbors:
- the C1QTNF7 gene encoding complement C1q tumor necrosis factor-related protein 7 isoform X1 — MFVLLYVTSFAICASGQPRSNQFKGESYSPRYICSIPGLPGPPGPPGANGSPGPHGRIGLPGRDGRDGRKGEKGEKGAAGLRGKAGPLGLAGEKGDQGETGKKGPMGPEGEKGEVGPPGPPGPKGDRGEQGDPGLPGVCRCGSIVLKSAFSVGITTSYPEERLPIIFNKVLFNEGEHYNPATGKFICAFPGIYYFSYDITLANKHLAIGLVHNGQYRIKTFDANTGNHDVASGSTVIYLQPEDEVWLEIFFTDQNGLFSDPGWADSLFSGFLLYVDTDYLDSISEDDEL; from the exons ATGTTTGTCTTGCTCTATGTTACAAGTTTTGCCATTTGCGCCAGTGGACAACCGCGGAGTAATCAGTTCAAAGGAGAGAGCTACTCCCCAAGGTATATCTGTAGCATTCCTGGCCTGCCTGGGCCTCCAGGCCCCCCTGGAGCGAATGGTTCCCCCGGGCCCCATGGTCGCATCGGCCTTCCAGGACGAGATGGTAGAGACggcaggaaaggagagaaaggtgaAAAGGGGGCCGCAG GTTTGAGAGGTAAGGCTGGACCCCTGGGCCTTGCTGGAGAGAAAGGGGACCAAGGAGAGACTGGGAAGAAGGGACCCATGGGAcctgagggagagaaaggagaagtagggcctcctgggcctcctggaccaaaaggagacagaggagagcAAGGGGACCCGGGGCTGCCTGGAGTGTGTAGATGTGGAAGCATCGTGCTCAAATCTGCCTTTTCTGTTGGCATCACAACCAGCTACCCAGAAGAAAGGCTGCCAATTATATTTAACAAAGTCCTCTTCAACGAGGGAGAGCACTACAACCCTGCAACAGGAAAGTTCATCTGTGCCTTCCCAGggatctattatttttcttatgatATCACATTGGCAAACAAGCACCTGGCCATCGGGCTGGTACACAATGGGCAGTATCGGATAAAGACCTTTGATGCCAACACAGGAAACCATGACGTGGCTTCAGGGTCCACAGTCATCTATCTGCAGCCAGAAGATGAAGTCTGGCTGGAGATATTCTTCACTGACCAGAATGGGCTCTTCTCAGACCCAGGTTGGGCTGACAGCTTGTTCTCCGGATTTCTCCTGTATGTTGACACAGATTATCTAGACTCCATATCAGAAGACGATGAGCTCTGA
- the C1QTNF7 gene encoding complement C1q tumor necrosis factor-related protein 7 precursor: MPRKEPKMFVLLYVTSFAICASGQPRSNQFKGESYSPRYICSIPGLPGPPGPPGANGSPGPHGRIGLPGRDGRDGRKGEKGEKGAAGLRGKAGPLGLAGEKGDQGETGKKGPMGPEGEKGEVGPPGPPGPKGDRGEQGDPGLPGVCRCGSIVLKSAFSVGITTSYPEERLPIIFNKVLFNEGEHYNPATGKFICAFPGIYYFSYDITLANKHLAIGLVHNGQYRIKTFDANTGNHDVASGSTVIYLQPEDEVWLEIFFTDQNGLFSDPGWADSLFSGFLLYVDTDYLDSISEDDEL, from the exons AGCCAAAGATGTTTGTCTTGCTCTATGTTACAAGTTTTGCCATTTGCGCCAGTGGACAACCGCGGAGTAATCAGTTCAAAGGAGAGAGCTACTCCCCAAGGTATATCTGTAGCATTCCTGGCCTGCCTGGGCCTCCAGGCCCCCCTGGAGCGAATGGTTCCCCCGGGCCCCATGGTCGCATCGGCCTTCCAGGACGAGATGGTAGAGACggcaggaaaggagagaaaggtgaAAAGGGGGCCGCAG GTTTGAGAGGTAAGGCTGGACCCCTGGGCCTTGCTGGAGAGAAAGGGGACCAAGGAGAGACTGGGAAGAAGGGACCCATGGGAcctgagggagagaaaggagaagtagggcctcctgggcctcctggaccaaaaggagacagaggagagcAAGGGGACCCGGGGCTGCCTGGAGTGTGTAGATGTGGAAGCATCGTGCTCAAATCTGCCTTTTCTGTTGGCATCACAACCAGCTACCCAGAAGAAAGGCTGCCAATTATATTTAACAAAGTCCTCTTCAACGAGGGAGAGCACTACAACCCTGCAACAGGAAAGTTCATCTGTGCCTTCCCAGggatctattatttttcttatgatATCACATTGGCAAACAAGCACCTGGCCATCGGGCTGGTACACAATGGGCAGTATCGGATAAAGACCTTTGATGCCAACACAGGAAACCATGACGTGGCTTCAGGGTCCACAGTCATCTATCTGCAGCCAGAAGATGAAGTCTGGCTGGAGATATTCTTCACTGACCAGAATGGGCTCTTCTCAGACCCAGGTTGGGCTGACAGCTTGTTCTCCGGATTTCTCCTGTATGTTGACACAGATTATCTAGACTCCATATCAGAAGACGATGAGCTCTGA